One window from the genome of Xenorhabdus bovienii SS-2004 encodes:
- a CDS encoding ABC transporter ATP-binding protein, with the protein MSSDANSPVVTSRLKAHDLSLAYGKRTIIEGVNLAIHDSEFSVIIGSNGCGKSTLLRAISRNMQPQRGEVQLDGINIHRYKPKAVARELSLLTQGATVTEAMTIYDLVSRGRYAYQSFLRQWSAEDERVVNEALQAVDLDEMSQKLVSELSGGQRQRAWFAMTLAQQTPIILLDEPTTYLDITHQIELLDLCQRLHRQGKTLVLVLHDINLALRYASRLIMMKNGQIYAEGVPEDIVTEQSIADVFGLECRIIRDPESHKPLIIPKYKMNK; encoded by the coding sequence ATGTCATCGGATGCTAATTCCCCAGTGGTTACTTCACGGCTGAAAGCCCATGATCTTTCACTGGCATACGGTAAAAGAACCATTATTGAGGGGGTGAATCTCGCGATTCACGATAGTGAATTCAGTGTCATTATTGGCTCTAACGGATGTGGAAAATCAACACTGTTGCGCGCTATCAGCCGAAATATGCAGCCACAGCGAGGTGAAGTTCAGCTTGATGGAATCAATATCCATCGTTATAAGCCAAAGGCGGTGGCGCGCGAGCTATCACTGCTGACGCAGGGCGCTACCGTGACGGAAGCAATGACAATCTATGATTTAGTTTCCCGTGGGCGTTATGCCTATCAATCTTTCCTGCGGCAATGGTCAGCAGAAGATGAGCGCGTGGTTAATGAAGCATTGCAGGCGGTGGATTTAGATGAGATGTCGCAGAAATTGGTCAGTGAACTTTCAGGCGGTCAGCGCCAGCGCGCTTGGTTTGCTATGACATTGGCACAGCAAACTCCGATCATTCTGTTGGATGAGCCGACCACTTATCTGGACATTACGCACCAAATTGAGTTACTCGATTTATGTCAGCGTCTGCACAGACAAGGGAAAACGCTGGTGTTGGTATTGCATGATATCAATTTGGCACTGCGTTATGCGTCACGTTTGATCATGATGAAAAATGGTCAGATTTATGCCGAAGGTGTACCTGAAGATATTGTCACTGAACAAAGTATTGCCGATGTTTTTGGTTTAGAGTGCAGAATTATCCGGGATCCTGAATCCCACAAACCATTGATCATTCCTAAATACAAAATGAATAAATAA
- a CDS encoding FecCD family ABC transporter permease has translation MAQINFTAGQPKIKTFTLGNAVFIAPSLHTSRVILSILLLLVALFYLALSLGREGMDNPFLAMETPYQEFILLQIRLPRALVAIGAGMTLALSGSLFQLTTRNALGSPDIIGINAGAAVGIMVVLLFWPSILPVPLGALLGACLAVLLVYIGNGSGVGNMQANKIVISGIAVAAFFMAFVDFAISNIRIEQAQQISSLLRGSLASRRWQDVGLISGMVIFIPFLCWLGRQLNYTHFGDDIANTLGVPVRFIRIVSILLAVTFATMSVLVVGPVAFIALSAPQIARRLVRAKGAALFCSALVGALLMLASDLITLILPTVARLPVGVITAVVGGIYLMYLLYAELRRTR, from the coding sequence ATGGCGCAGATAAATTTCACGGCAGGGCAGCCAAAAATCAAAACCTTCACGTTGGGCAATGCCGTTTTTATTGCACCTTCATTGCATACGAGTAGAGTGATTCTGTCGATATTGCTGCTGCTTGTGGCGCTCTTTTATCTGGCTTTGTCGTTAGGCCGAGAAGGCATGGATAATCCTTTTCTGGCGATGGAAACGCCTTATCAGGAATTTATCCTGTTGCAGATCCGCTTACCCAGAGCGCTGGTGGCAATAGGTGCAGGCATGACGCTGGCACTGTCCGGCTCCCTTTTTCAGTTGACGACCCGCAATGCACTTGGTAGCCCGGATATCATTGGCATTAATGCAGGAGCGGCTGTCGGTATCATGGTTGTATTGCTTTTCTGGCCAAGTATATTGCCGGTTCCTTTGGGAGCGTTATTGGGTGCCTGCCTTGCTGTATTGCTGGTTTATATCGGCAATGGTTCAGGTGTTGGCAACATGCAGGCTAACAAAATAGTGATTTCGGGGATTGCCGTTGCCGCATTTTTCATGGCATTTGTCGATTTTGCTATCTCGAATATTCGTATTGAGCAGGCTCAGCAGATCAGCTCGCTATTGAGAGGCAGCCTTGCCAGCCGACGCTGGCAGGATGTCGGGCTTATCAGTGGCATGGTGATTTTTATTCCCTTTTTGTGTTGGCTGGGTAGGCAATTGAACTATACCCATTTTGGTGATGATATTGCTAATACCCTTGGTGTACCTGTCCGTTTCATCCGGATTGTCAGCATATTGCTGGCCGTAACCTTTGCCACAATGTCGGTATTAGTCGTAGGGCCTGTCGCTTTCATTGCGCTATCTGCACCACAAATTGCCCGACGGTTGGTACGGGCGAAAGGAGCCGCATTGTTTTGCTCTGCTCTGGTGGGGGCTTTGTTGATGCTGGCTTCTGATTTAATTACCCTGATATTACCAACGGTAGCTCGCTTGCCTGTAGGAGTGATTACTGCGGTGGTTGGTGGTATCTATTTGATGTATTTACTGTATGCCGAATTAAGGAGAACGCGATAA
- a CDS encoding FecCD family ABC transporter permease: MNAKRRTALILGLVLMALLTCLCIAASLSLGSKSLPLSAIWQHYWLGDQGSYYDLVINAREPRTLIGLMAGAALALAGTVTQGLLRNPLGDPGLLGINAGAATAVVCFSFIPALDILPRFWTAFIGASLSTLLFYLLSGGPRNTNPVRLVLTGASINICLFALVQGIVLINAQAMDNYRFWTIGSLSAMSLNEASLLIPYLLVAVVVTLSLSASLNVMVFGEGIASSLGANVARTRILSLVMVTMLAATATAMAGPIAFIGLAAPHLMRALVGSDFRWLLPYCLFAGPCLLLISDVVARLLIAPQEIMVGIITAGMGAPLLYLVAKHRSQKIMAE; the protein is encoded by the coding sequence ATGAACGCTAAACGGCGAACTGCCCTCATATTGGGTTTGGTATTAATGGCATTGCTAACCTGTCTTTGCATTGCTGCCAGCTTGAGTTTGGGTTCAAAATCATTGCCGCTGTCAGCGATCTGGCAGCATTATTGGTTGGGAGATCAAGGCAGTTATTACGATTTGGTCATTAATGCCCGTGAACCTCGCACACTGATTGGTTTAATGGCGGGAGCGGCACTGGCGCTTGCGGGAACAGTAACCCAAGGGCTGCTACGCAATCCGCTGGGTGATCCCGGTCTGCTCGGTATCAATGCAGGTGCGGCAACTGCCGTAGTCTGCTTCTCTTTTATTCCTGCTCTGGACATACTGCCGCGTTTTTGGACCGCTTTTATTGGCGCAAGTCTGTCAACATTGTTGTTCTATTTGTTGAGTGGAGGGCCTCGCAATACAAACCCTGTACGTTTGGTTTTGACGGGAGCGTCTATCAATATCTGCCTGTTTGCGTTGGTGCAAGGTATCGTTCTGATAAATGCACAGGCCATGGACAACTATCGTTTCTGGACAATTGGTTCTTTAAGTGCAATGTCGTTGAACGAAGCCAGTTTGTTGATCCCTTATTTGCTGGTGGCTGTGGTCGTGACACTTTCGCTCAGTGCTTCTCTGAATGTGATGGTCTTTGGTGAAGGGATTGCCAGTTCCCTGGGGGCGAATGTTGCCCGTACCCGCATATTATCGCTGGTGATGGTTACCATGCTGGCAGCCACAGCGACGGCAATGGCCGGCCCCATCGCATTTATTGGTCTGGCCGCACCGCACTTAATGCGTGCACTGGTAGGCAGTGATTTTCGTTGGTTGTTACCTTACTGCCTGTTCGCTGGCCCCTGTCTGCTGCTTATTTCAGATGTCGTGGCCCGGTTGCTGATTGCACCACAAGAGATCATGGTGGGTATTATTACGGCTGGCATGGGTGCTCCGTTGCTTTATCTGGTCGCTAAACATCGTTCACAGAAAATAATGGCAGAGTAG
- a CDS encoding iron-siderophore ABC transporter substrate-binding protein — MVLTRCKMLVAVPLILLVSLLVGCDKPTASKNLPTDAVGYPKTITTALGTAVINQSPQRIVALGTGSEDILLDLGIIPIGIESHRWGGDAEGYLPWFRDEIERRGEKLPAIIEMYPELDIEKIISLKPDLILATQSGITQEQYDHLSYFVPVITYPEKPWQTTPQRQIALVAHALDKIQLGEKLSAELDTMLSQAGSTVPNIERYRFAYIKAGMTGSILSIYVKNDPRVDTMVHLGLSLLPLADTLTAPFGSFSVDIGLENADLLNGADILVTWYSSEKERQDTESQPLFSSIRAVRQGGYIPLTDQSIVVSMSYGSPLSLRWGLPRFMPLLKQEIAKHNER; from the coding sequence ATGGTATTAACACGTTGCAAAATGCTGGTCGCCGTACCGTTGATATTGCTGGTAAGTTTGCTGGTAGGCTGTGATAAGCCGACGGCCTCAAAGAATTTACCGACGGATGCCGTTGGCTACCCTAAAACGATTACCACCGCGCTGGGAACGGCGGTAATAAACCAATCGCCGCAAAGGATTGTGGCGTTGGGAACGGGCAGCGAAGATATCTTGCTGGATTTGGGAATCATTCCGATTGGGATTGAATCTCATCGCTGGGGCGGGGACGCTGAAGGCTATTTGCCATGGTTTAGGGATGAGATAGAACGGCGTGGCGAAAAACTGCCAGCCATTATCGAGATGTACCCTGAACTGGATATCGAAAAAATTATCAGTCTGAAGCCTGATTTAATTTTGGCAACGCAATCAGGCATCACGCAGGAACAGTACGATCATCTGTCCTATTTTGTCCCTGTGATTACTTATCCGGAAAAACCGTGGCAGACGACACCACAGCGGCAGATAGCGCTGGTAGCTCATGCATTGGATAAAATACAACTGGGAGAAAAACTCAGTGCCGAACTGGATACCATGCTGTCGCAGGCAGGCAGTACGGTTCCCAATATAGAGCGTTATCGTTTTGCCTATATTAAGGCGGGAATGACAGGGAGCATTTTGTCGATCTATGTCAAAAATGATCCACGAGTTGATACGATGGTACATCTTGGCCTGTCTTTGCTCCCATTGGCTGACACCTTAACTGCACCTTTTGGTAGTTTTTCAGTCGATATCGGTTTGGAAAATGCCGACTTGCTCAATGGTGCGGATATTCTGGTGACTTGGTATTCCAGCGAAAAAGAGCGTCAGGATACGGAATCACAGCCTCTGTTTAGCTCTATCCGTGCTGTTCGCCAAGGGGGATATATTCCGTTGACCGATCAATCAATTGTCGTGTCCATGTCCTATGGCTCACCACTCAGTCTGCGTTGGGGGTTGCCAAGGTTTATGCCGTTGCTGAAGCAGGAGATAGCAAAACATAATGAACGCTAA
- a CDS encoding TonB-dependent siderophore receptor, whose product MIPLILAGNSTAMAEEAQSKNDKIIVTAGAPRHEGVTEDTGMYNTSSMVTATGLNMSARETPQSVSVMTKQRMVDENLNSVESAIGSITGMTVRQADSDRFTFTSRGMTIKNMLRDGVPTFYDIRFNYGDNLMDTTIFDRLEVVRGAAGLMVGPGTPSAAVNVIRKRPTQNFRGEITLGGGSWDKWRTGLDLSGPLNEDGTVRGRFVTAYQRSNSFIDRDKHEKYPFYGILEADLTENTLLTVGADYQINHTRGGMFGGLPIYFKDGSKTDYKRSNSYAPDWAFSKVRSFSTFTSLQHQFDNGWSAKGTFTYDHGTLDQKVLWATGFPDRATNEGMYPGNMTLIDGTRRQRNFDLQVNGDYRLLGRTHHASFGLNYQKQNFQNDYYWAACMPRNCSTSPIGDFTNSSWGYAEPTWNKTRNNGSDGYNEQTAGYAVTQISLADPVTLILGGRVTSWKTRGDNFSMPQNASYSDEFVPYGGLVYNITPDFSVYGSYTKIFDPESRINRNGRLLKPVTGENYELGLKGVALDNGLDYSLAIFDIRQDNFTELDSTAPRRPDNIRTYYVINGVKTRGFEAEVSGQITDDWRVYAGYTQFRATDPKGKRINTDNPSRLFKLFTTYTLPGAMSDLTLGGGVNWQDKTWLELDTPTGKRQDEQGSFATVNLMGRYQFTPDLSLSVNLKNLFDKKYYTSFGGYTQYYYGAPRNVEATLSYKF is encoded by the coding sequence ATGATCCCGCTGATTTTAGCGGGGAATAGCACGGCTATGGCAGAAGAAGCACAGAGCAAAAACGATAAAATTATCGTAACGGCAGGTGCACCAAGGCATGAAGGTGTAACGGAAGACACTGGAATGTACAACACATCTTCAATGGTGACAGCGACAGGTTTGAATATGTCTGCGCGTGAAACACCACAAAGTGTTAGCGTAATGACCAAACAGCGGATGGTAGATGAAAATCTGAACAGCGTTGAGAGCGCTATTGGTAGTATTACAGGTATGACTGTCCGTCAGGCTGACAGTGATCGTTTTACTTTCACTTCAAGAGGCATGACGATCAAAAACATGCTACGTGATGGTGTGCCAACTTTTTATGATATCCGTTTTAATTATGGTGATAACCTGATGGATACCACCATTTTTGATCGCCTTGAAGTGGTGCGTGGAGCGGCTGGTTTAATGGTGGGGCCAGGCACACCTTCAGCAGCGGTTAACGTGATCCGTAAACGTCCAACCCAAAATTTCCGGGGTGAAATAACGCTGGGCGGTGGTTCATGGGATAAATGGCGGACTGGTCTTGATCTGTCTGGCCCACTAAATGAAGACGGGACAGTCAGAGGGCGTTTTGTCACCGCTTATCAACGTTCCAATTCTTTTATTGATCGTGATAAACATGAGAAGTATCCCTTCTATGGCATTCTTGAAGCGGATCTGACAGAAAATACTTTGCTGACCGTCGGTGCGGATTACCAGATCAACCATACCCGTGGCGGCATGTTTGGTGGTTTGCCTATTTATTTTAAAGATGGCAGTAAAACCGATTACAAACGCAGTAACAGTTATGCGCCTGATTGGGCGTTTTCTAAAGTCCGCTCATTCTCTACCTTTACCAGTCTGCAACACCAATTTGATAACGGCTGGAGTGCGAAAGGAACCTTTACTTATGATCACGGTACTCTTGACCAAAAAGTATTGTGGGCAACGGGTTTTCCTGATCGGGCGACGAATGAGGGAATGTATCCGGGCAACATGACATTGATTGATGGAACTCGTCGCCAGCGTAATTTCGACTTGCAGGTAAACGGTGACTATAGATTGCTTGGGCGTACCCATCACGCCAGCTTTGGTCTGAATTATCAGAAACAGAATTTCCAGAATGATTATTACTGGGCTGCCTGTATGCCACGTAATTGTTCAACTTCTCCAATAGGTGATTTTACTAATTCGTCATGGGGTTATGCTGAGCCAACATGGAACAAAACTAGAAACAATGGCTCTGATGGCTATAACGAACAAACTGCGGGCTATGCCGTCACTCAAATCTCACTGGCTGATCCTGTAACATTGATTCTTGGTGGGCGAGTCACCAGTTGGAAAACTCGTGGCGATAATTTTAGTATGCCACAAAATGCCAGCTACAGTGATGAATTTGTACCGTATGGTGGGTTGGTTTATAACATTACGCCAGACTTCTCCGTTTATGGTAGTTATACCAAAATCTTTGATCCAGAAAGTCGAATTAACCGTAATGGCCGACTCCTTAAGCCAGTCACAGGTGAAAACTATGAACTGGGTTTGAAGGGGGTTGCTCTGGACAACGGTCTTGATTACTCATTGGCAATTTTTGATATCCGTCAGGATAATTTTACGGAATTGGATAGTACTGCTCCACGACGTCCAGATAACATCAGAACTTATTATGTGATCAATGGGGTAAAAACCCGGGGTTTCGAAGCTGAAGTTAGTGGTCAAATTACCGATGATTGGCGGGTTTATGCGGGTTACACCCAATTCCGAGCGACTGATCCAAAGGGTAAACGTATCAATACGGATAACCCAAGTCGATTATTCAAACTGTTCACAACTTATACTTTGCCGGGTGCCATGAGCGATTTAACGCTTGGTGGTGGTGTCAACTGGCAGGACAAAACATGGTTGGAGCTTGATACACCTACTGGTAAACGCCAAGATGAGCAAGGCAGCTTTGCCACGGTTAACCTGATGGGACGTTATCAATTTACACCGGATCTCTCCCTGAGCGTGAACTTGAAGAACCTTTTTGACAAGAAATACTACACCTCGTTCGGTGGTTATACCCAGTACTACTACGGCGCACCACGTAATGTTGAAGCAACATTGAGTTATAAATTTTAA
- a CDS encoding IucA/IucC family protein, producing MSPLYTKLSPQTSHLTRENWLHANRHLVAKILRELLHEKLIFPVNQSTDKSYSIEIDKFQYHFKAQSYQLDHLDIDAASITKFSHNQPEPLDAIQLIIELHPLLDISEKMLPIYLDEISSTLYGCAFKYQNNRLTAQDLTQADYQAVETAMTEGHPVFIANNGRIGFDADDYLDYAPESANPVTLIWIAVHRNKTVFSALSSLSYSQLVAEELEKYLPARFEQHMQTLGLNLSDYYLMPVHPWQWLHRIAISFAADIANQEIVYLGEGHDRYLAQQSIRTFFNISQPKKNYVKTALSVLNMGFMRGLDPHSMVTTPQVNEWLNHLVESDIFFQEKGFTILRERAAIGYFNHYFEAAIKKDNPHKKMLSALWRESPMTILKETQRLMTMASLLHVDREGDAVVAALVKDSGLSAEKWVTRYLDAYFSPLLHSFFTYDLVFMPHGENLMLVLENNVPVKMLMKDIGEEIAILNGDIQLPEEIDFLHVTIKDEMKINYIFLDIFDCFFRYLTPLLQKHLALPEARFWELVAQCVYNYQSQHLNQIEKFRKFDLFKHDFVRTCLNRLQMANNQQMIDLDDREKNLKFAGTLVNPLHALREKYAVTVETDN from the coding sequence ATGAGTCCGTTGTACACTAAATTGAGTCCTCAAACCTCGCATTTAACTAGAGAAAACTGGTTACATGCCAACAGGCATCTTGTAGCAAAAATATTGCGTGAACTTTTGCATGAGAAATTAATCTTTCCGGTAAATCAGAGTACGGATAAATCTTACTCGATTGAAATTGATAAATTTCAATACCATTTTAAGGCACAATCCTACCAACTTGACCATCTAGATATTGATGCTGCGTCAATAACGAAATTCAGTCATAACCAGCCAGAGCCTCTTGATGCTATTCAACTGATTATTGAGTTGCATCCACTGTTGGATATTTCTGAGAAGATGCTGCCTATTTATCTTGATGAAATATCCAGTACGCTTTATGGCTGCGCTTTTAAATATCAAAATAATCGGTTGACCGCACAGGACTTGACTCAAGCTGATTATCAGGCTGTAGAAACTGCGATGACCGAAGGGCACCCTGTCTTTATTGCTAATAACGGTCGTATTGGTTTTGATGCTGATGATTACTTAGATTATGCACCAGAAAGCGCAAATCCAGTGACATTAATTTGGATTGCCGTACATCGGAATAAAACCGTTTTTTCTGCATTATCTTCGCTCTCTTATTCACAGCTGGTGGCAGAAGAACTGGAAAAATATTTGCCAGCCCGCTTTGAACAACACATGCAGACATTGGGATTAAATCTGTCAGATTATTACCTGATGCCTGTGCATCCTTGGCAATGGCTGCACCGTATTGCCATCAGTTTTGCGGCAGATATTGCCAACCAAGAAATTGTTTATCTTGGTGAAGGCCATGATCGCTATCTTGCCCAGCAATCAATTCGCACATTTTTCAATATCAGCCAGCCCAAGAAAAATTATGTGAAAACGGCACTGTCAGTCCTTAATATGGGGTTTATGCGTGGCTTGGACCCACATAGCATGGTGACGACACCGCAAGTTAATGAATGGCTCAATCATTTAGTAGAATCCGATATTTTCTTTCAGGAAAAAGGGTTCACCATATTGCGGGAACGTGCAGCAATAGGCTATTTCAATCATTACTTTGAAGCAGCAATTAAAAAAGATAATCCGCATAAAAAAATGTTGTCAGCGTTGTGGCGTGAAAGCCCAATGACGATCCTGAAAGAGACTCAACGTCTGATGACTATGGCTTCATTGTTACATGTCGATAGAGAAGGTGATGCGGTCGTTGCTGCCTTGGTTAAGGATTCGGGTTTATCGGCGGAAAAGTGGGTAACGCGTTATCTTGATGCCTATTTTTCTCCACTGCTACATTCTTTCTTCACTTATGATCTGGTTTTTATGCCACATGGCGAAAATCTGATGCTGGTATTGGAAAATAATGTGCCGGTAAAAATGTTAATGAAAGATATTGGTGAAGAAATTGCAATTTTGAATGGGGATATCCAACTCCCTGAAGAGATTGATTTCCTGCATGTGACCATCAAGGATGAAATGAAAATTAATTATATCTTCCTTGATATCTTTGACTGCTTCTTCCGCTATCTGACCCCTCTGTTACAAAAACATCTTGCATTACCAGAAGCGCGTTTTTGGGAGTTAGTGGCTCAGTGTGTTTACAACTACCAGTCACAACATCTGAACCAGATAGAAAAATTCCGCAAATTTGATCTGTTTAAGCATGATTTTGTGCGTACTTGCTTGAATCGTCTGCAAATGGCGAACAACCAACAGATGATTGATCTCGATGATCGTGAAAAAAACCTGAAATTTGCCGGAACCTTAGTTAACCCACTTCACGCCCTACGCGAAAAATACGCTGTCACTGTTGAGACAGATAACTGA
- a CDS encoding tRNA/rRNA methyltransferase, translating into MNDSYSGKNGKVKVMYVRSEDNNDRRSNNDSRSNNKRPSSGKGRDQGRRRDNERPAYSDDRSPWKTVSRPVEESLTPDHGGISGKSQIDPEQLRRQRLEETRIYGENACQAMFKNRPEAIVRAWFVQSVTPRFRDALKWMAANRKAYHVVDDEELVKASGTEHHGGVCFLIKKRNGLDVETYLQQAPAKDCVLALENVGNPHNLGAIMRSCAHFGVQGVILQDVAMLESGAAVRTAEGGAEHIKGIDADGFTTTLNQFRCAGYTIVTTSSHKGSTTLAKADLPEKMVLVLGQESDGLSDSIWEDGDIRLSIGGTGRIESLNVSVATGIMLAEWWRQNKA; encoded by the coding sequence ATGAACGATTCCTATAGTGGTAAAAATGGCAAAGTCAAAGTGATGTATGTCCGCAGTGAGGACAACAATGACCGCCGCAGCAATAATGACAGCCGTAGTAACAATAAACGCCCGTCGTCTGGTAAAGGACGAGATCAGGGGCGCCGTCGTGATAATGAACGTCCAGCGTATTCAGATGATCGTTCTCCTTGGAAAACCGTCTCCCGACCGGTGGAAGAATCCCTGACGCCTGACCATGGCGGTATCAGTGGTAAAAGCCAGATTGATCCTGAACAGCTTCGCCGTCAGCGGCTGGAAGAGACTCGGATCTATGGTGAAAATGCCTGCCAGGCGATGTTCAAGAACCGTCCAGAAGCCATTGTCCGAGCCTGGTTTGTCCAATCAGTGACACCTCGTTTTCGTGATGCTTTGAAATGGATGGCGGCAAATCGCAAGGCTTACCACGTGGTTGATGACGAAGAGCTGGTCAAAGCATCAGGCACTGAGCATCATGGTGGCGTATGCTTCCTGATTAAAAAGCGTAATGGGCTAGATGTAGAAACTTATTTGCAGCAAGCACCAGCAAAAGACTGTGTTCTGGCATTGGAAAATGTGGGCAATCCGCACAACCTTGGAGCCATTATGCGCAGTTGCGCTCATTTTGGCGTGCAGGGCGTGATATTACAGGATGTGGCGATGCTGGAATCGGGTGCGGCAGTTCGTACTGCTGAAGGTGGGGCTGAACACATCAAAGGCATTGATGCTGATGGTTTCACAACGACGTTGAACCAATTCCGCTGTGCAGGTTATACCATTGTGACCACCTCAAGCCATAAGGGAAGCACAACGCTGGCCAAAGCGGATCTTCCTGAAAAAATGGTTTTGGTATTGGGTCAGGAGAGTGATGGTCTGAGTGACAGTATCTGGGAAGATGGTGATATCCGACTCTCAATTGGTGGCACGGGTCGAATAGAAAGCCTGAACGTTTCTGTCGCAACAGGTATTATGCTGGCGGAATGGTGGCGCCAGAATAAAGCCTGA
- a CDS encoding tRNA-uridine aminocarboxypropyltransferase, with translation MRNNNTVYQLRQQRLARSTRPFQARGCRVQRCLHCLLPQKSCLCETISPVTATSRFCLIMFDTEPMKPSNTGKLIADILTDTHAFLWSRTEPDQRMLEVLRDPTRQPYLIFPESYATPPRTVYQQLPDNQKAPLFIILDGTWPEARKMFRKSPYLDGIPLLSINNCAKMDYLLRIPSRKEQHCTAEVAAAALELANDLDASQTLLRHFNHFREQYLAGKPHRQEESITVILDNPR, from the coding sequence ATGAGAAATAACAACACCGTTTATCAACTTCGCCAACAGCGTCTAGCCCGTTCTACCCGTCCCTTTCAGGCAAGGGGCTGCCGAGTGCAGCGTTGCCTGCATTGTTTATTACCCCAAAAAAGCTGCCTGTGTGAAACAATTTCACCAGTAACCGCGACTAGCCGCTTCTGTCTCATCATGTTTGATACTGAGCCAATGAAGCCCAGCAATACGGGAAAGTTGATTGCTGATATTCTGACCGATACACACGCTTTTCTCTGGTCAAGAACCGAGCCTGATCAACGGATGCTTGAAGTGCTGCGCGACCCAACTCGACAGCCCTATTTGATCTTCCCTGAGAGTTATGCCACACCTCCCCGTACTGTATATCAGCAACTCCCTGATAACCAGAAAGCGCCGCTATTCATTATATTGGATGGCACTTGGCCAGAAGCAAGGAAAATGTTTCGAAAAAGCCCATATTTGGACGGTATCCCCCTATTATCTATCAATAATTGCGCCAAAATGGATTATTTACTGCGGATACCATCCAGAAAAGAACAGCATTGTACTGCCGAAGTTGCAGCCGCTGCACTTGAGCTGGCTAATGACCTTGACGCATCACAAACACTACTCCGCCATTTCAATCATTTTCGTGAACAATATCTGGCAGGGAAACCTCATCGTCAAGAGGAGTCAATCACAGTAATTCTTGACAATCCCCGCTAA